The Antennarius striatus isolate MH-2024 chromosome 11, ASM4005453v1, whole genome shotgun sequence genome window below encodes:
- the ugp2b gene encoding UDP-glucose pyrophosphorylase 2b isoform X2, producing MAQFQEMMRQQLESLMHAELEKLLDTSTSAEKEVSRKDFEGFKNLFHRFLQVKGPSVEWIKIQRPPEYSIQPYDRIAARGLPDNVADSLNKLVVVKLNGGLGTSMGCKGPKSLISVRNENTFLDLTVQQIEHLNKTYNTDVPLVLMNSFNTDEDTKKILQKYTHHRVKIHTFNQSRYPRINKESLLPVSTNLTMNGQNTEGWYPPGHGDIYASFYNSGLLDQLIAQGKEYIFVSNIDNLGATVDLHILQHLVQQPNGKRCEFIMEVTDKTRADVKGGTLIQYDGKLRLLEIAQVPKAHVDEFKSVSKFKIFNTNNLWISLAAIKRLQEQKAMDMEIIVNPKTLDGGQNVIQLETAVGAAIKCFENALGINVPRSRFLPVKTTSDLLLVMSNLYSLEAGCLTMSPKREFPTTPHVKLGSSFTKVQEYLTRFESIPDILELDHLTVSGDVTFGKNVSLKGTVIIIANHGDRIDIPAGSMLENKIVSGNLRIMDH from the exons ATGGCTCAGTTCCAGGAAATGATGCGGCAGCAGCTGGAGAGCTTGATGCACGCCGAGCTGGAGAAACTGCTGGACACTTCCACCAGCGCTGAGAAAGAG GTGTCCAGGAAAGACTTTGAGGGCTTCAAGAATCTATTCCACAGATTCCTGCAGGTGAAGGGCCCATCGGTCGAGTGGATCAAGATACAAAGACCTCCAGAATACTCG atCCAGCCCTACGACAGGATCGCCGCTCGGGGTCTCCCAGACAACGTGGCCGACAGCCTGAACAAGCTGGTGGTGGTGAAGCTGAACGGGGGTCTGGGCACCAGCATGGGGTGCAAGGGCCCCAAGAGTCTGATCAGCGTCCGGAACGAGAACACCTTCCTGGACCTGACCGTGCAGCAGATCgag CATTTAAACAAGACCTACAACACGGACGTGCCACTCGTCCTCATGAACTCCTTCAACACGGACGAAGACACCAAGAAGATCCTGCAGAAGTACACACACCATCGCGTCAAGATACACACCTTCAACCAGAGCAG GTACCCTCGCATCAACAAAGAAtccctccttcctgtttccacaAACTTGACCATGAACGGTCAGAACACGGAGGGCTGGTACCCCCCGGGCCACGGAGACATTTACGCCAGCTTCTACAACTCGGGCCTCTTGGATCAGCTCATCGCTCAAGGCAAGGAGTACATCTTCGTGTCCAACATTGACAACCTGGGGGCCACAGTGGACCTCCACATCCTGCAGCACCTGGTCCAGCAGCCCAATGGGAAGCGCTGCGAGTTCATCATGGAGGTGACGGACAAGACGCGCGCCGACGTCAAG GGCGGGACGCTCATCCAGTACGACGGGAAACTCCGTCTCCTGGAGATCGCCCAGGTCCCCAAAGCCCACGTGGACGAGTTCAAATCGGTTTCCAAGTTCAAGATCTTCAACACCAACAACCTGTGGATCTCTCTGGCCGCCATCAAGaggctgcaggagcagaaaGCCATGGACATGGAGATCATCGTCAATCCTAAG ACGCTCGACGGCGGGCAGAACGTCATCCAGCTGGAGACGGCGGTCGGCGCCGCCATCAAATGCTTCGAGAACGCCCTGGGCATCAACGTGCCCCGCAGCCGCTTCCTGCCCGTCAAAACTACGTCCGACCTGCTGCTGGTGATGTCCAACCTGTACAGCCTGGAGGCCGGCTGCCTCACCATGAGTCCAAAGAGGGAGTTCCCCACCACGCCACACGTCAAACtgggcagctccttcaccaAG GTTCAGGAGTACCTGACCCGCTTCGAGAGCATTCCAGACATCCTGGAGCTCGACCACCTGACGGTGTCCGGAGACGTCACCTTTGGGAAAAACGTTTCACTCAAG GGCACAGTCATCATCATCGCCAACCACGGAGATCGGATCGATATTCCCGCCGGTTCCATGTTGGAAAACAAAATCGTATCCGGCAACCTGCGTATCATGGACCACTAA
- the ugp2b gene encoding UDP-glucose pyrophosphorylase 2b isoform X1 — protein sequence MAVYVEGLSKALAGRGMAQFQEMMRQQLESLMHAELEKLLDTSTSAEKEVSRKDFEGFKNLFHRFLQVKGPSVEWIKIQRPPEYSIQPYDRIAARGLPDNVADSLNKLVVVKLNGGLGTSMGCKGPKSLISVRNENTFLDLTVQQIEHLNKTYNTDVPLVLMNSFNTDEDTKKILQKYTHHRVKIHTFNQSRYPRINKESLLPVSTNLTMNGQNTEGWYPPGHGDIYASFYNSGLLDQLIAQGKEYIFVSNIDNLGATVDLHILQHLVQQPNGKRCEFIMEVTDKTRADVKGGTLIQYDGKLRLLEIAQVPKAHVDEFKSVSKFKIFNTNNLWISLAAIKRLQEQKAMDMEIIVNPKTLDGGQNVIQLETAVGAAIKCFENALGINVPRSRFLPVKTTSDLLLVMSNLYSLEAGCLTMSPKREFPTTPHVKLGSSFTKVQEYLTRFESIPDILELDHLTVSGDVTFGKNVSLKGTVIIIANHGDRIDIPAGSMLENKIVSGNLRIMDH from the exons ATGGCAGTTTATGTAGAAG GCCTGAGTAAAGCGTTGGCCGGCAGAGGGATGGCTCAGTTCCAGGAAATGATGCGGCAGCAGCTGGAGAGCTTGATGCACGCCGAGCTGGAGAAACTGCTGGACACTTCCACCAGCGCTGAGAAAGAG GTGTCCAGGAAAGACTTTGAGGGCTTCAAGAATCTATTCCACAGATTCCTGCAGGTGAAGGGCCCATCGGTCGAGTGGATCAAGATACAAAGACCTCCAGAATACTCG atCCAGCCCTACGACAGGATCGCCGCTCGGGGTCTCCCAGACAACGTGGCCGACAGCCTGAACAAGCTGGTGGTGGTGAAGCTGAACGGGGGTCTGGGCACCAGCATGGGGTGCAAGGGCCCCAAGAGTCTGATCAGCGTCCGGAACGAGAACACCTTCCTGGACCTGACCGTGCAGCAGATCgag CATTTAAACAAGACCTACAACACGGACGTGCCACTCGTCCTCATGAACTCCTTCAACACGGACGAAGACACCAAGAAGATCCTGCAGAAGTACACACACCATCGCGTCAAGATACACACCTTCAACCAGAGCAG GTACCCTCGCATCAACAAAGAAtccctccttcctgtttccacaAACTTGACCATGAACGGTCAGAACACGGAGGGCTGGTACCCCCCGGGCCACGGAGACATTTACGCCAGCTTCTACAACTCGGGCCTCTTGGATCAGCTCATCGCTCAAGGCAAGGAGTACATCTTCGTGTCCAACATTGACAACCTGGGGGCCACAGTGGACCTCCACATCCTGCAGCACCTGGTCCAGCAGCCCAATGGGAAGCGCTGCGAGTTCATCATGGAGGTGACGGACAAGACGCGCGCCGACGTCAAG GGCGGGACGCTCATCCAGTACGACGGGAAACTCCGTCTCCTGGAGATCGCCCAGGTCCCCAAAGCCCACGTGGACGAGTTCAAATCGGTTTCCAAGTTCAAGATCTTCAACACCAACAACCTGTGGATCTCTCTGGCCGCCATCAAGaggctgcaggagcagaaaGCCATGGACATGGAGATCATCGTCAATCCTAAG ACGCTCGACGGCGGGCAGAACGTCATCCAGCTGGAGACGGCGGTCGGCGCCGCCATCAAATGCTTCGAGAACGCCCTGGGCATCAACGTGCCCCGCAGCCGCTTCCTGCCCGTCAAAACTACGTCCGACCTGCTGCTGGTGATGTCCAACCTGTACAGCCTGGAGGCCGGCTGCCTCACCATGAGTCCAAAGAGGGAGTTCCCCACCACGCCACACGTCAAACtgggcagctccttcaccaAG GTTCAGGAGTACCTGACCCGCTTCGAGAGCATTCCAGACATCCTGGAGCTCGACCACCTGACGGTGTCCGGAGACGTCACCTTTGGGAAAAACGTTTCACTCAAG GGCACAGTCATCATCATCGCCAACCACGGAGATCGGATCGATATTCCCGCCGGTTCCATGTTGGAAAACAAAATCGTATCCGGCAACCTGCGTATCATGGACCACTAA
- the LOC137603349 gene encoding malate dehydrogenase, cytoplasmic-like → MAEPIKVLVTGAAGQIAYSLLFSIAKGDVFGKDQPIILVLLDIPPMMPVLDGVVMELQDCALPLLTDVILTNQEDVAFRDLDIAILVGSMPRKEGMERKDLLKANGRIFKSQGEALDKYAKKSVKVLVVGNPANTNCLIAVKYAPSIPKENFSCLTRLDHNRARSQVAIRCHVPATDVKNVIIWGNHSSTQYPDVHHCVVNMSGNKVACFDAVKDEEWLKGEFITTVQKRGAAVIKARKLSSAMSAAKAICDHLRDIWNGTPENDFISMGVYSSGNPYGVPDDLIYSFPVKIKDKTWKIVDGLAINEFSRSKMDETAKELVEEKEMALAFLTA, encoded by the exons ATG GCTGAGCCGATTAAAGTTCTGGTGACTGGTGCTGCTGGGCAGATTGCCTACTCTCTGTTGTTTAGTATTGCCAAGGGAGATGTGTTCGGCAAAGATCAG CCAATCATCCTGGTCCTTTTGGACATTCCTCCCATGATGCCAGTTCTGGATGGTGTTGTCATGGAGCTGCAGGATTGTGCCCTCCCACTTCTGACAG ACGTCATCCTCACCAACCAGGAAGACGTGGCCTTCCGCGATCTTGATATAGCCATCTTGGTGGGTTCCATGCCCAGGAAAGAGGGCATGGAGAGGAAAGACCTGCTCAAAGCTAACGGACGCATCTTTAAGAGCCAAGGAGAGGCACTGGATAAGTACGCCAAGAAGAGTGTCAAG gtgcTGGTTGTGGGAAACCCTGCAAACACCAATTGTCTGATTGCTGTCAAGTATGCTCCTTCTATCCCCAAAGAGAATTTCTCCTGCCTCACCCGCCTGGACCATAACAGGGCCCGCTCTCAG GTGGCGATCCGCTGTCACGTTCCTGCAACCGACGTGAAGAATGTCATCATCTGGGGCAACCACTCCTCCACACAGTACCCAGACGTGCATCACTGTGTGGTCAATATGTCCGGTAATAAGGTGGCCTGCTTCGATGCTGTGAAAGATGAAGAATGGCTTAAAGGGGAATTCATCACT ACGGTGCAGAAGAGAGGAGCTGCAGTCATCAAAGCCAGGAAGCTGTCCAGCGCCATGTCTGCAGCCAAGGCCATCTGTGACCACCTGAGGGACATCTGGAACGGCACGCCTGAG AATGACTTCATCTCCATGGGTGTTTATTCCTCTGGAAATCCTTACGGTGTCCCAGACGacctcatttattcatttcctGTCAAGATCAAG GACAAAACCTGGAAGATTGTAGACGGGCTGGCCATCAACGAATTTTCTCGGTCAAAGATGGATGAAACTGCTAAAGAGCTtgtggaggagaaagaaatggCTCTGGCTTTCCTGACTGCATGA